CGGTGGGTTCTTGAGCGCTGCCTAGAGGCCTGGTCGGAGATGCAGGATCCGTAAGGCTACATGTGAAAAAGCGGAACGTACAGGATCACTGGTACCCAACGAAGGACGATGCCTGAAACGAGACCGTATAGGCGCTCGGCGTGATGCGGACGGTTTCCAGCATAACGCGCTCACTCCCCAGCCAGGCGAAGCACTTCCGCTTGCTGCATGGCTTCCAGAAGAGGTTTCACCGATGGAATGAGACCGGCCTGCTTGGCCCGGATCAACACTCCCGCCGTGCCGATGATACGGATCCCGAGCCGCTTTGCCCACGAGCGGGCCTTCCGGTCATCCACAATCCGCTGCCATCCCTTCTCCAGAGCCAAAGCGATGGCCTCCGCTTCACCGTCATCGACGACGAGGCGCAACACGCGAATCAGCCTCAGATCGGAGGGTGCCTGCACAATGAGCCAATCGACAGCCCGGCCGAACTCCTCCTGAACACTGGGCGGGATCACCAGGGGCTCGAAGAGCCCGTGCAGCAGTTCGAGGCGTCTGATCCGCTCCAGCACAATCAAGCATGTGCTGTCCGCAACGGCAGGCTCTTTCACCCCTCGATCTCCTCTTGCAGCTCTTCAGGAGGATAGGCGATGACCGGGACGCCATATCGGCCCAGCAGCTCCATGAAGGCACGCTTGGAATAACCCGCCAGTCGGGCTGCCTGGCCCAGGCTCAGACGCCCTAGTTCGTAGAGTTTGAAGGCCAGCAGGAGCCGGGCTTCGCCCTCTGAGATCTCCGGCGGCAGCTCGATCTGCAATTTGCCCATCGCTGTCATCCCCTCAAGGAGGCGGCCCATCCGGATCAGGCCGTTACCGATTCGCTGGAGGATAGGGGGCGGAATCCTGCCATGCTTCGGTCGTTCTTCCGCCACCCACGTCGACATTATGACTTTTTCAACATGCATTCACTAAAAAGAGGACCAAATCGTGGTGAGCGTGCGCTGGAAAAGGTGGATGTTCTCCAGGGCCTTTCCGGCCCCGATGGCGACGCAGGCCATGGGGGCG
The window above is part of the Thermoflexus hugenholtzii JAD2 genome. Proteins encoded here:
- a CDS encoding DUF3368 domain-containing protein, with the protein product MKEPAVADSTCLIVLERIRRLELLHGLFEPLVIPPSVQEEFGRAVDWLIVQAPSDLRLIRVLRLVVDDGEAEAIALALEKGWQRIVDDRKARSWAKRLGIRIIGTAGVLIRAKQAGLIPSVKPLLEAMQQAEVLRLAGE
- a CDS encoding UPF0175 family protein, which translates into the protein MGKLQIELPPEISEGEARLLLAFKLYELGRLSLGQAARLAGYSKRAFMELLGRYGVPVIAYPPEELQEEIEG